TTGCCAATCGATAGGTCACGGGCATGTGTACCGCCCGTTTAGGAAAAGTCAGGGTAACTCGCCGTTTCACACGCTAAAGCTATAGAGAATCGATAGACTAAAGAGTAGTTCTAAACTTTTGTTTAAGTCTTTCTCAGTGTATCGTTCAGCCCAGATTCTTGTATGTCTGACCAAACCCCCAATCCTGCCCCTATCCCAAACACGCAACCCAACGTTGACCTGGCAACCCGTGTTCGCAATCTGTTGATCGTGTTTGTGGCGGTGGTGCTCAGCACAGCGATTTTCTTGGGTCTTCGGACTGAGACCGGGTCTTCGTCCTTGAGCGCGATGGCTGAATCTGCCATTCCCTTAGAGGTGGCGTCTACGAATGGAAAGCCGACGCTGGTTGAGTTTTATGCCGATTGGTGTACCAGTTGTCAGGCGATGGCAGGCGATATGAACGACCTCAAAGGGGAGTATGGCGATCGCGTCAATTTTGTCATGCTCAACGTGGATAACAGCAAATGGCTACCAGAGATGTTGCGCTATCGGGTGGATGGTATCCCCCACTTTGTCTTTATGAATGGCAAGGGAGAGGCGATCGCCAGCACAATTGGCGAACAACCCCGCACGATTATGGCAGCAAATCTGGATGCTCTGGCGACGGATGCGACGTTACCATATGTGCAAATCAACGGACAATTTTCTAAGGTAGACACGGCTGCAACCCAAACCCGCAGTGACGATCCCCGCAGTCATGGCAGTGGGGTAAAGTAATATCTCAGCCAATGTTAAAAGCTGATTTATTCTGCTTTTCCTGGATTAGACAGTCAATCGCTTCAATTGTTTGGCAACCAGGCATTGGGGGATTCTCCCCCAAACCCCCGATTGGGGGACGCCACTGCCTCCCCCAAACCCCCTAGCAGAAGGTGCCTCAATTTACCCAAACTCGCGCTTCGCATCTGTACCAAGTGCGGTTGTCTTTGGTTGAGTCACTTAAATATTTTCCCTGAATCATTCAAAGGAAAAGATGAATAGCTCAAAACTCACTGGTCTAGAGCAAATTACCCTGACAGAGTTAACTGTTCATGATTTCTGGTCATGGGCTTATTCAGATATTTTGTCAAATCGTAATCGTTCAATATTTGCAGAGTTCATTGTTGCTGCTGCGTTAGGTTTAACTCATAGACCGAGAGTGGAATGGGATGCAGTTGATCTGCATTACTGCGACAAGAAAATTGAAGTAAAGTCTTCTGCCTATATTCAAAGCTGGCAGCAGAAAAAACCCTCTTTAATAAAATTTGATATTAGTAAGAAAAAAGGGTGGGACGCTGAAACCAATATCATGTCTGAATTAAGATGCCGGCTCGCAGACTGTTATGTATTCTCCCTCTACGAAGAGAAGGATATCAATAATGCAAATGTTCTTGATTTGAAGCGATGGATATTTCTAGTTGTAAGCACAGATAGGATTGACGAGTCGTTTGGAGATCAAAAAATGGTTGTACTGGCTCGGTTGAAGCAACTTGGTATCCTTACTTCCTATGAAGGACTAAAACAGGCAATTGATCTAACGCTCAAGCTATAGAGAAGCAGTTGGAGAAAATCAAGTACAAGAGATATCCATTGTGTTTGGGATCATGCCCTTTTAGTCTGCTTTAGCAGACTTTATATCATTAGCCCGCACTTCAGTTGCGGGTAGGATAGAGCGAAGGCTTGAACTCCTCTTGTTCTCTGCACTTTTAGACATCATCGCTGTGCAAGTTTGACACTTCATCCTGCAACTTTTTAAAGTATTCGCTCTCCGTAATGCGGGTCACTTCCTGCTCCAATTTCTTCTGATCGATCTCAATTCGGAGTTCCTCAATGGTTCGTTTTAAGGCTTCCTCCTCCCGTTTGCGGAGGGTGATATCCTCCACAATGCCCTCAAAGTAGAGCAGATTGCCATCCTTCCCACGAACCGCACGGGTGTTTTCTTCGAGCCAAACAATGCTGCCATCCTGGCGATAGATCTGGTAAGCAAAGTTTTTGACTTCGCCGTGCTGTTCTAGCTGTCGCTTAAACTCCACCTGACTCTCAGGGTTGACGTACACTTGAGTGCCGATCGCTGCCATGTGGTTCAGCATCGCCTCCGGAGTGTCGTATCCGTAGAGCCGAGCCATCGCAGGATTGACGTTGATAAAGTGCCCGTTTGGGCTTGCCTGAAAAATCCCCTCCAGCGCATTTTGGAAGATGCTGCGATAGTTTTCTTCGGCGATTCGTAATTCCTCGTTTTTAGTTTCCAGAGCCGCAAAAGAGTCTTTGAGTTGCCCCGACATACTGTTGAAGGAATTGGACAATCGTTCAATTTCTGTGATGCTGCTGGGCTGCAAATGTTGATCCAAATTGCCATCTGCGATTTCCTCAGAAGCTTGAGCGACCTGGAGGAGCGGTTGCGAGATTTTGTGAGATGCAAAGATGCCTAAAGCGATCGCCCCAACCAAGGCAGCAGCGCACAACAGAGCCGTATTGCGAGTGTTGGCTTGAATTTGCCCCATAAAATCCGATTCCGGCACAACCACCACAATCAGCCAATCAATCCCCCGATCGTCCTTGAACGGCAGAACCTGCACAAATTGCCGTTGACCATCCAGGATAAATTCTGTTTTGAGCGATCGCTGAATTCCCTCAAAGCTGCCATATTGGGTTTGCAATTGGCGAGCCGTCTCTCGAATGAGAGGTTCGCTGCTGTTGGTTGCCTGGAGCAGCTTGGCGTTTTCGCCTTCGCCCGAAATCAACGACTCATCCGTTGAACTCGACAAAATCGATCCCGATCGCTCGATCACAAAGGCGTGACCCGACTCCCCAATGGAGAGGTTGATCAGAAAATTGCGAAAATCCTTCGGCAAAATCACATCCGTCGCACACACCCCCAACAGTTGCCCATTTGTCTCGCGGTAGACGGGTTGGCTCGCAGTAATTGTCGGTAATTGAGTTGTGAAATCAAGATAAACCGGACTCCACACCGATCGCTCGGCTTGCACAGCAGCCTTGTACCAGGGGCGAACGCGGGCATCATACTTACGCAACGCTTCAACAAACAATCGGCGGTTGCCCAGGCTGTCCACGCTGTAAAGATTCATCCGTCCCCCGGTTTCGCTGTTCCTCAGCATGATCTGAAAGTCAGCCTCATTAAACACGCGAGTTACGCCGAGAAACGTGCCCTCCTGTTGAGTCGCGCAATACACCGCATCAACATAGGGCGAAATCTTCACCTGCTGAAAAAATTGCGCCACATTTTGAGCGTTGGCAAAGTCAATATCTCCCTGCACAAACGAGACAGAATTCAGGCGGTTGAGCGAGTGGGGGCTTTCAAAATAACCCTGAAGCTCGCGCTGAATGCGAAACGCCAATTCTGTTTGTAGGGAGGTCGCCACCTCGTTGACCGCTTTTTGACCACTTAAAAACGAGAGCCACCCCACTAAACCGACAGCCGTCACAATTTGTAGAACAAACGGGACAACCAGCAGTGTTCGTAGACTAAACCGCCGATTGTTCAAGGCGATCGCACGTTTGGGGTTGATCATGGCGCATCCAGCAACTAAAGAACTCCAGGAAAATGAAAATTCGGTTCCTTGAATTCTAGAACGCACGGATGACGGACGTAACCCATTTTCGGGGTTGAGATCTTAAGAGATTTAGTAAGTGGGAGAGAGTGGGGAATGGGGAGTAGGAAGTGATAGGGTGATGGGGTATGAAGTACGCCTCTAATCCCTGAATCCCCTATCCTATTTCTCCATCATTCGCTTTAACAGTTGCCGGACGATGGTCGCATCTTCAGCCGTAGGGGCACTTATCAGGTAATTTTCTAAATCTTGTGTGGCTTCGATCCAACGCCCCATCTGGTAATACAAAATGCCGCGATCGCGCTGTTCAATGGGGGCTTCTGGAAACAACAGCAGTAATCGTTC
The window above is part of the Oscillatoria sp. FACHB-1407 genome. Proteins encoded here:
- a CDS encoding thioredoxin family protein, with the translated sequence MSDQTPNPAPIPNTQPNVDLATRVRNLLIVFVAVVLSTAIFLGLRTETGSSSLSAMAESAIPLEVASTNGKPTLVEFYADWCTSCQAMAGDMNDLKGEYGDRVNFVMLNVDNSKWLPEMLRYRVDGIPHFVFMNGKGEAIASTIGEQPRTIMAANLDALATDATLPYVQINGQFSKVDTAATQTRSDDPRSHGSGVK
- a CDS encoding PAS domain S-box protein codes for the protein MINPKRAIALNNRRFSLRTLLVVPFVLQIVTAVGLVGWLSFLSGQKAVNEVATSLQTELAFRIQRELQGYFESPHSLNRLNSVSFVQGDIDFANAQNVAQFFQQVKISPYVDAVYCATQQEGTFLGVTRVFNEADFQIMLRNSETGGRMNLYSVDSLGNRRLFVEALRKYDARVRPWYKAAVQAERSVWSPVYLDFTTQLPTITASQPVYRETNGQLLGVCATDVILPKDFRNFLINLSIGESGHAFVIERSGSILSSSTDESLISGEGENAKLLQATNSSEPLIRETARQLQTQYGSFEGIQRSLKTEFILDGQRQFVQVLPFKDDRGIDWLIVVVVPESDFMGQIQANTRNTALLCAAALVGAIALGIFASHKISQPLLQVAQASEEIADGNLDQHLQPSSITEIERLSNSFNSMSGQLKDSFAALETKNEELRIAEENYRSIFQNALEGIFQASPNGHFINVNPAMARLYGYDTPEAMLNHMAAIGTQVYVNPESQVEFKRQLEQHGEVKNFAYQIYRQDGSIVWLEENTRAVRGKDGNLLYFEGIVEDITLRKREEEALKRTIEELRIEIDQKKLEQEVTRITESEYFKKLQDEVSNLHSDDV